The Coccidioides posadasii str. Silveira chromosome 2, complete sequence genomic interval GATTCTCGGCGAACGGCGGGCACGACAGACGGATGAACGGTCTCGACTCCTGGCGAACAGCGGCGGCCACGACGGACGACCTCGATTCTGACGAACGACGGTGTCGACTGCGGACGAACGGCGGCTGCGACTCCCACACACGGCTTGCGATTCCTGCTATTATGCCATTCATGACATTCGCTTTCCGGTTTTTGTGTCTTTTGTCGTTATACATCTGTTTTCCCCTGCATAGCCTATTTGCTTCTTTTAAATTCTTTTAATCCTACATTCTACCATGCCGTCATACATCTGTTTTCCCTGCATAGCCCATGTGTTACTTCGCAATTCTTTAAAGCTGCGTCTTGTCGTTATACATCTTGTTTCCCTTGCACATCCCCTTCCCAGCCCAGTCGCACGGGCCCTGTGTGCGACACCTAAGCATGACTTGCACCTCTACGTGGTGCTTAGGACTAGTAGCCTTGATGGTGAAGCCAAGCAAGTCACTTaacctcttttttttcctttgtgGGTGATAAGCAGTTGCATGTCTGTACATAATATCTACGTAcctacatacatacatacaaacTGCTGGATCTACACCAATTCAGTTTAAAGTAGTATAAGTGGCTAGTATGCACACACATGGCATACCTTGCTTGCGGGATACAGTCAAGGTCTTTTCCTGACTCACGAATAGAATATGTCATATGGAGTGTAGTTACGTATGTCCAGTAGAGTCAAAGCATTGACTCTTTAGAGGTGAATGATGCCAAGACTCCAGTAGTTAAGGAGTAGTCAACCAGGTCGCCTGGCCGGACTCCACCTCAGAAGCTTCCTTTGACACACCACTGACCAGCAGGCCAACGATCCACGGTTCCCTCCCGTTTGCACTGAAGTATTGCCACGAGGTGAGCTGGCTGGGCTGGGCTGGACGCGACTCTTGCGGACCTTGTTCGTTTCTTCACTCATTCTCAACTCCGATGACTCCGAAGTATGCTCCCTGAGCTCTCCATCGCATTCTCCGCTTCGAAAAACGCGAGCCATCACCCTGCCACCGGCGCGTTTAAGTGAATTTCCTCCTCGCAAACATGGGATTCCTAACGAAAACAAACTTCCGTGGGAGTCTTTTATTGACTCGGGTTGAAGGTAGGAGTACAAAGAGGCAAGCAAGGTACTCCACAGGCGGTGACGACTCGTCAAGCGACCCGTTAAGCATGAGCGACGTTTCGCCCGCAAAGAAGCGGAAGAAAGGGAAGCCAGAGCCCGCTACGGACGATGACCCTATAAGCTCCTCGAATGACAGCGACAGCCCGAGACTCTCCAACGGAACGCCCAAGCCTCGCCATCGACCTCGCACGGAATTTACGCCGGGGGATCTGGAAGCTGACTTGGCCGCTATTGACGCGGATGCCACGCCAAAACCACGAAAGAAAGCCATATCTACACCAAGGGTCGGCGAGAGACGATCAAAAAGGATATCGAACGTGGGGATAACCGCGCAGGACGCCAATGCTAGTAAGGATGCTAGCAACGAGCACTCTCCGGGAAGTCGTGCCTTTGGAGACTCTTTGGTATTCTTTTCACGTGTCCCTAAGAAGGGGAAGACTTACCAAAGAAATCCGTTTAATAATGTGCATACCCCTACGAAGACAGAGAAAAAGCATGAATTTATTGTGCCACGCAATGGACCAGATATCCCGGATACCGTGCGTACCCAAAAGCCCTCTGATAACCCCGAATTCAAAGTGCCAATGGCGATCCCGAACGATTCCTTTTCAAGTGCATCCTTTCCCACGGATGATTCTTCTCGCGAAGTCCCAGAAACTTTTGTATTCGACGACCATAGCGGGTCGTCATCCCCATTAAGCTCCGTAGCGCCATCTAATATGGATCTCACTGTGGACGAGAAGAGGTTTCTCGATGCAGCGTCCGGTGATTTTGTCCGATGCCAGGCATGCCGTGAGCTACTTGATCCCGAATACCTAGCTGAGTTCCAGCTAGAAAAAGGAGTTAGTGTTAGACGACAAATGCAAGCTTGCCAACAGCATAAGCGGTGGACAGCAGAGCGTGACTGGCGCCAACGAGATTATCCCACCATTGACTGGGAGGGACTGGAAGACCGTATCCAAGCGTACTTTGCTGAACTAGATCAAATATTGACTCGCAAAAAGCCGTCGTTCTTTCGTAACTTTTTGGAGTCTTCAAATACTGGAAATAGTAAAAAGGATAATTTCCGCCTCACAGCGAACAGTCAGTTTGAAATGATGTCCAGTGGATACTACGGCCCACGTGGCGCCAGACTAATGTACGTGTGTACCAACCCATTTGCTGACCAGTTGGTGACCGGTAGCTGACCAGTTGCTCAAGGATGGACGCTATCATCACAAAATTCGCGGCCAAGCTACGACGTCTAGGACCCTCGGATTCGTTAATGCAAGCCGCTGGCGCCTCTGGCTTTGTGCAAGCGGTGTTGGTCCCAGAACTAACGGTGATGCTAGTTAAAGATGATATGGGTGTCGGAGACGAGACTGCGCGACAGATCATGAGAGAGAGTAACATGATTGGCAACCTTCTCAATGATCAGCCTGATGACGATGTCAAAGTTGATGAAGATGGAAATTCCCGGAATTGATTTGTCACAAATCATGGAATGATTCCGTCGTATGCATGTCCTTGCCCTCATCCGCGACTTTCTTAAGCTAAGGCGTTTGGTTGGGTAATTTTTTATATTCGATATTAGCATTAAATTGGATCGGGCTTCGGAAGTTGATGTGTGTATACTCGATATATATATTGACATTCATCTCTATACGTATCCTTTTATTATTTTTGAAGGCATTTAAGAGTTATACACCCACGAATTGTTACAAGAATATATGAAATGAGTCGCGATGATCAAGTGTTATCTCCAGATATTCTCTGAAATAACCATACAAGCTATTATTTAATTTGGAACCTGGAAGGGGGTTTATTCAAGATCTCTTCCCTCTGTAGGCCATCCCAAAAACAAAGAGGCCGTATGTTGCCAACGCACTTAATCCCAACGGCACTGGCTTTCGAGTCTTAATCGCTCTTGGAATTGCGCTCCCGCCCAAAACTGCGGAAGCAACAAGTCCCAGCTCCTCTCCATACGGTTGATTGCCGTTAAGGCGGAGGTAACTGAGGGCGTAGAGGGCGCCAACAGACAGGCCAGCGGCAATAGAGGGCACGGAGCCGGTGCGAGCATAACCGGCAATACCGCCGAGGGAGGTGAGAACGGAGAGAGCGGCAGCGGAGTAGGTAGTGTTCTGAGGAGACTGGACAGCTGATTAGATATGTCATTAAGGGTGAGTGGGTGTGTCAAATTCGTACTACCATTGTGCCTGGGCTTCGCAGATTAAATTGCGGAAGAGACGGAAGGCGATTGGTGGTAGAGAATGTAGTTGAGAGGCTCAATTACGCTCAATTGAAGGCAATATAAAACCCTATAATGGGGGGTTCGAATACAAACATGTGTCCGTCCTTGAGGTCAGATATTGATGCTTGACTGCAAATGCAACGTCCATTCACGCCGAAAGCAGCGGAAGGGCGCGCTGGGCTGCGGGAGAGCCGGGCGCGGGCGGATTAGGTCATCATCGCGGAGACGGAGTTAAGGAGCTCGGGCCACCAGGTCTTGGCGTTGACGCGTGCTTAAAGGACGATCTGTTCGTTTCAGAGCTCCACGCAAGCCGGTTGAGGGACGACAAGCGCAGCGAGGCCGGCGTCAATTGCGCAGTTGTATCAAGAACCTCTCCATCGTTTGCCAATCAGTTCCGCTGCCAGTTTACCAAGATGGCTCCGAAACGCCCAGTAAACGGTGCGGCGACACCGCCAGCTTCGAAGCCGAGTTCCAGCTCGGTGACGGCCACGACGACCACCAAGACCGCGACCCCCGTCGCATTCACGACGAAGTCCCCGCCTCAAGACATAATTTTGGGAATATGGCAACGGTATCTCGTGCAAACAAGCCAGCGAACAAAGATGCTGGATGCATTCATGGCATTTCTCGTCGTAGTCGGCGGGGTCCAGTTCGTCTATTGTGTTTTGGCAGGGAATTACGTACATATCCCCCTTTTCCCCATCATCCACCCGGTCTGGAGCTTGCAGGAAATCATTCAAAGCTGTAGACTAACTAACATCTTTGCCTTTCTTCTCGTTAGCCGTTTAATGCTTTCCTAAGCGGTTTCTCTGCAGCAGTGGGCCAATTTGTTCTCACAGCGAGTCTTAGAATGCAGACCAGCGGCCAGGATGCGAAGGGCACATTGAAAACGAAGTCTAGCGCGTCAAAAGGGTCAGCAACTCCGGCACAGGGAGATCTTGCGTTGGACGCAGTGTCTCCTGAACGGTAAGCCATACTCCTTTATACTATTTACCCCTCAGGATCTAGATCTGACTGTGCACTTCGCAGGGCATTCGCCGATTACGTGTTTGGGAGTGTAATACTGCATTTTTTCTGCGTTAACTTTATAAATTGAGACGGTTGCCGTATCGTGGATTTATTGCTTTTATCGCCAGCTGCGCCGTGCTATACTACTATCGATTACCCTATTTCGAAATTCCGGATCGTTCACAGCCTGCAGGCCCGGGGTGTTCACAAAATGGCATTTTACATTGGATCCCAGTTTATTCGGCGGTTCATCTTGTTCCTTGTACATTATCTTAGAAATGAAAAGGTGAAAGGCAGGAGGTCGAATCTATATAAAACCCATGCTGTATCTATAATAGCAACCTAATGCACGATTTCAGGATGGAATATCGTCAGGAAAAACCAAGGGGTATACTTTGATGCAAGTTTGCATAGATGTTGAAACTAGAATCCTCGCCCAACCCTCTTCGCGGGAGGTCTCCTAACCACGCTCCCGCTCGTCTTCGTTGCTGCTGCCGACGCAGGCCTTCGAACCGCAGACCTTACTCCCACCGTTGCGGAGCCAACAGTGGCCTCTTGACGCCTCTTcagcttttctttttctgcttcttgacTTGCTATCAGGGCGGCTCGTTCTCGATCGGCCGCCATTTGAGCTTCTATTTCCATGCGACGGTTAAACTCATGCTCTGTGACACGGCGCTCGCGGGCAGAATAACCCTTCTCTTTAATAGAGTAGAATACGCCGCCAAGATCAGCAAGCCACTGGAATCTGTAAGTATCATGAAAACGAAGAATGCGAGAAGATGGGGCATATACTTACACGAGGATCAACAGATGTGACACAGGACATGTACTCCTTGCTGGTCAGGATCAATTCATGATATACAACGTAATCAGGTAAGAACCCAAGGCCGTATAAAGCGCTTGTAGGGTGGAGTTGCACTGTGACACTCGTTCGTAGATTTATATATTCGCCAATTCCTTTGACTCTAGCGGCCTGATGATAATATCCGGAACAAATACATTTTCGAATAATATCCCAATCGGTGCCGCAGCTCTGAAGTGTCATCTTTTGCATGCACATGATGTCGGAGAGTTGTTCTCGAATCTCTTTGGCCCGTCGCAGCGCCTTGGGGTGAAGGAAGTGTCTCACACACCAACCGTCTGAATATCCGTTGGCTTTCCATTGAGTATAAACGTGAAGGAGGGTAAGGTGATCAGATTCGGGCACGAAAAACTTTTCGCGAGCAGCGTCGGATTCTTCTTGGCGTTCTTTCGGGCGATAGAAGACACTCGGCACCGAGAGCATCGAGACGATGGTAAGCATTTCATCGCTGCATTCATACTCCTCTGACGCAGTAATGAGCAGTTTTGCTAGAGATGGGTCCATGGGGAAGGCGCTCATACGGCGGCCCATGGGCGTGAGATCCCCAAGATTATCAATAGCACCCAATGCCCAAAGGTCGAATAGGGACGTTGTGATAGTGTCCTGTGGAGGCGGATCCATGAAATCAAAATCCAGCAAATCTTTGACTCCCAGCGATTTGAGTAGGAGAACGGTGTTAGCAAGATTGGTTCGCTGAATCTCTGGAATTGTTTGAATATAGAATTCATTCTTGAAAGCCAGTTCGGTATATAAATGATAGGCTTTCCCTGGACCCGTTCGCCCAGCTCGACCTGCGCGCTGTGATGCATTCGCCTGGGAGATTGGCGTAATCTGTAAGGTGTCCATACCCATGCGTGGATTGTAAACCTTCAATTTGGAGAAACCACAATCGACCACGTACATGATACCATCGACTGTTAGACTAGTTTCGGCAATATTAGTAGCAACAATCACCTTTCTAACTCCAGGAGGCGCTTTATCAAAGATTTTGGCTTGCAGATCCGCGGGCATTTGACTATAGATCGGCAGGACGCTGATTTTTGGAGGATCATTTAGAAGAGCAAGCCTCTCATGTATAAGGTCGCAAGTAGCCTCGATATCCTCCTGACCCGTCATGAATACAAGGATATCTCCTGGACCTTGGGAAACGTGAATAGCAAGGACCTGTTTAACAGCGCTGTCGACATAGTCTTCGCAGGGAGACCGGGAATACTGGATGTCAACAGGAAAAGTTCTTCCTGGAATGAAGAATTCCGGTGCACCTCCGTAGAATTTCGAGAACCGCTCAGCATTCATTGTGGCCGATGTCACAATCAGCTTCAGATCCCGCCGACGTGCGAGAACCTTTTTGATTAATCCCATTAAAACATCTGTGTTTAGAGCCCGTTCATGGGCTTCGTCCATGATGATGCATGAATATTTATCAAGGTCAGGCTGCACCAAAGACTCTCTTAGGAGCACGCCGTCGGTCATATCTAGGGCCTCCGGTTAGCTTCTACCTTCAAAATTGAAATAGAAAATGTCTTACATTTTATGACAGTTTCGTTGCTAGTGCAATCTTCAAAACGGATTGCATATCCAACGAGACCACCAAGCTTAACTTCCATCTCCTCACTCACACGTTTCGCTACACTCATCGCCGCAACACGTCGGGGTTGTGTACAGCCGATCATGCCCAGCGCCCCATACCCATCTTCGTACAAGAATTGGGTTAGCTGAGTAGTCTTCCCAGAGCCGGTCTGGCCAACAACTATCACAACCTGATTGTCTCTGACAACTCGTAATAATTCTTCTCTGACTGCGAATGCCGGTAGAAACTCTCGTTGTTCACGAAGAGTTTTGCTCCTGCTGAATGCGCTAACAccttcattcttcttcaagtGCTGCGCAAATTTGCTGCCCCCTTTGTGGTCTTCTTCGCCGGGTATAGCCGCTGCACTATCACCTTCATCTTCCTTGATACCCATAAGATTACCCAACGCAGTTCCAGCAACATTCGTAGCATCCTGGGCCTGCTTTTGTCGCTCTTTGAGCTGCCTTCTTTCCCGAACAACCTTACTGCCCTTCCGGCTAAAGACAGCCATGTCGCTTTGTGGATCCCTCACGGCCGGCACAGGTTCCAACTGCTTCGTAAATATCGTCCTCCCATCTAAAAAAGGCGGCCTTAAATCATGAACCAACAAGTGCACCCGAGTCgaatcttcatcatcttcaaaaTCCGCCTCATAATCTCTCCTCTGCGCCACACCGGACGTCAACATCCGATTCGTTTCCCACGCATCCACGTCTTTCTGTTTCTGCACCGCACGCGCATTAAACCGGCGattatttttcttctcaGACAATGCAGCTTCTCGCTGCATATCTTTCCATGAGTTATCTGGTCCGCCAAATGGATTGTGTGTTTCGTCACCGAAGGTATGTCCGAATTCGTCGCCAGCGTACCAGTCTCGATCCAATGCCATGGCATCCTCATAATTGACGAGAGGCTCCGGTCCATCAAACTCGTGTTGATGAGGGGTTGAGGAGCCATTGTGACTTCCCCGTGGCGTAGATAGCCCGTTATTATCCCTTCTCTGGCGTTTGAAGACGTGCCTTGGTGCTCGGGGCTGGGGAGAGGAGGACGCGTATCGGTCCGGATCAAGCTTGCGCCGCTTTGGGCTGTCTTCTCGGACCATTTTACCTAGGCAATTCTGAAATGGTGAAATTGATTATAGTCCAATCTATCCGTGGAGCCGTTGCAATCCTCCGAAAACCCACGATCACGGTTCTTCACGTCAGCGAGCCGTGGCGGAAGATAGTTTATGCAGAATGTTTGTCTTGTTTGCATCCGGGGCATTTTGCACGTTGGAAATCATatgaagtactccgtacggagtacgccGTACAGAGT includes:
- a CDS encoding uncharacterized protein (EggNog:ENOG410PS91~COG:S~TransMembrane:4 (i7-25o31-49i61-78o84-103i)); translation: MSPQNTTYSAAALSVLTSLGGIAGYARTGSVPSIAAGLSVGALYALSYLRLNGNQPYGEELGLVASAVLGGSAIPRAIKTRKPVPLGLSALATYGLFVFGMAYRGKRS
- the OST2 gene encoding oligosaccharyltransferase complex subunit epsilon (EggNog:ENOG410PQXP~COG:O~TransMembrane:2 (i67-87o93-111i)~BUSCO:15999at33183), with product MAPKRPVNGAATPPASKPSSSSVTATTTTKTATPVAFTTKSPPQDIILGIWQRYLVQTSQRTKMLDAFMAFLVVVGGVQFVYCVLAGNYPFNAFLSGFSAAVGQFVLTASLRMQTSGQDAKGTLKTKSSASKGSATPAQGDLALDAVSPER
- a CDS encoding uncharacterized protein (EggNog:ENOG410PQHZ~COG:S~BUSCO:9454at33183), which codes for MGFLTKTNFRGSLLLTRVEGRSTKRQARYSTGGDDSSSDPLSMSDVSPAKKRKKGKPEPATDDDPISSSNDSDSPRLSNGTPKPRHRPRTEFTPGDLEADLAAIDADATPKPRKKAISTPRVGERRSKRISNVGITAQDANASKDASNEHSPGSRAFGDSLVFFSRVPKKGKTYQRNPFNNVHTPTKTEKKHEFIVPRNGPDIPDTVRTQKPSDNPEFKVPMAIPNDSFSSASFPTDDSSREVPETFVFDDHSGSSSPLSSVAPSNMDLTVDEKRFLDAASGDFVRCQACRELLDPEYLAEFQLEKGVSVRRQMQACQQHKRWTAERDWRQRDYPTIDWEGLEDRIQAYFAELDQILTRKKPSFFRNFLESSNTGNSKKDNFRLTANSQFEMMSSGYYGPRGARLMMDAIITKFAAKLRRLGPSDSLMQAAGASGFVQAVLVPELTVMLVKDDMGVGDETARQIMRESNMIGNLLNDQPDDDVKVDEDGNSRN
- the PRP16 gene encoding DEAH-box RNA helicase prp16 (EggNog:ENOG410PHRD~COG:A~BUSCO:1012at33183), encoding MVREDSPKRRKLDPDRYASSSPQPRAPRHVFKRQRRDNNGLSTPRGSHNGSSTPHQHEFDGPEPLVNYEDAMALDRDWYAGDEFGHTFGDETHNPFGGPDNSWKDMQREAALSEKKNNRRFNARAVQKQKDVDAWETNRMLTSGVAQRRDYEADFEDDEDSTRVHLLVHDLRPPFLDGRTIFTKQLEPVPAVRDPQSDMAVFSRKGSKVVRERRQLKERQKQAQDATNVAGTALGNLMGIKEDEGDSAAAIPGEEDHKGGSKFAQHLKKNEGVSAFSRSKTLREQREFLPAFAVREELLRVVRDNQVVIVVGQTGSGKTTQLTQFLYEDGYGALGMIGCTQPRRVAAMSVAKRVSEEMEVKLGGLVGYAIRFEDCTSNETVIKYMTDGVLLRESLVQPDLDKYSCIIMDEAHERALNTDVLMGLIKKVLARRRDLKLIVTSATMNAERFSKFYGGAPEFFIPGRTFPVDIQYSRSPCEDYVDSAVKQVLAIHVSQGPGDILVFMTGQEDIEATCDLIHERLALLNDPPKISVLPIYSQMPADLQAKIFDKAPPGVRKVIVATNIAETSLTVDGIMYVVDCGFSKLKVYNPRMGMDTLQITPISQANASQRAGRAGRTGPGKAYHLYTELAFKNEFYIQTIPEIQRTNLANTVLLLKSLGVKDLLDFDFMDPPPQDTITTSLFDLWALGAIDNLGDLTPMGRRMSAFPMDPSLAKLLITASEEYECSDEMLTIVSMLSVPSVFYRPKERQEESDAAREKFFVPESDHLTLLHVYTQWKANGYSDGWCVRHFLHPKALRRAKEIREQLSDIMCMQKMTLQSCGTDWDIIRKCICSGYYHQAARVKGIGEYINLRTSVTVQLHPTSALYGLGFLPDYVVYHELILTSKEYMSCVTSVDPRWLADLGGVFYSIKEKGYSARERRVTEHEFNRRMEIEAQMAADRERAALIASQEAEKEKLKRRQEATVGSATVGVRSAVRRPASAAATKTSGSVVRRPPAKRVGRGF